From the genome of uncultured Pseudodesulfovibrio sp., one region includes:
- the sucD gene encoding succinate--CoA ligase subunit alpha, translating to MLLNEHKSKLLFNKATIPVPLGAAVFPGEEDDFSPDFPLPWFLKAQVLSGGRGKAGGILRIDNPADFAAKARKLFTREINGESVPFIRVEPGEDIAHEFYLSLSVSRQQRCILLTCGRQGGVEIENKSADNLLIQKIRLPEGLVPHQIRAAFFHLGLDKEQFKEFAVFLNALFRCMLDNGLLLAEINPLVLTSDSRLVALDGKVEMDDNFVDLNPEAESYHQREHASTEENMARDAGLSFVRLPGWVGLMVNGAGLAMATMDLLNFSGLPASNFLDLGGAADQKRMETALELLFGDDRVKVIFINLFGGILSCEKVALAMRGALGGKSPEKPIVVRMSGKDAEAGLEILRELDVDNLHMAGDMQAAIAILNDIRPDKTKPDEHPVPMDISLGKRPAPSDWKSDAHFTINADTPILVQGITGREGQLHTQLMQEYGANVVAGVTPFKGGQEILGVPAYNSIAEALRSHEIGASIIFVPPRMAADAVSEAVSNEIPWAVCITEGITQHEMLAVFERAKGSPTRIVGPNTPGIIVPGKTKIGIMPTVPFMPGPVAVLSRSGTLTYEVADRLTRAGIGQSLCMGIGGDPFIGVDFVDMFEMIRNDAQTRAVIILGEIGGQAEENLAEYVVRTGFDKPVISFIAGQTAPAGKRLGHAGAILESGGGIQDKLETMGKAGFAVCPSLEAVAEATAKALE from the coding sequence ATGTTACTCAATGAGCACAAGAGCAAACTCCTCTTCAACAAGGCGACCATTCCCGTCCCCCTCGGCGCGGCTGTATTTCCGGGTGAGGAGGACGACTTCTCCCCCGACTTTCCCCTGCCCTGGTTTCTCAAGGCCCAGGTTCTTTCAGGCGGCCGAGGCAAGGCCGGGGGTATTCTGCGAATCGACAATCCCGCCGACTTCGCGGCCAAGGCCCGAAAACTTTTCACTCGCGAGATCAACGGCGAATCCGTGCCGTTCATTCGTGTAGAACCTGGCGAGGACATTGCCCACGAGTTCTACCTTTCCCTGTCCGTTTCCCGACAACAGCGCTGCATCCTCTTGACCTGCGGTCGCCAGGGAGGCGTGGAAATCGAGAACAAGAGTGCGGACAACCTCCTGATCCAAAAGATACGACTGCCCGAGGGACTGGTCCCACACCAGATCAGGGCCGCCTTTTTTCATCTGGGTCTGGACAAGGAACAGTTCAAGGAGTTTGCCGTATTCCTGAATGCGTTGTTCCGGTGCATGCTCGACAACGGCTTGCTCCTGGCAGAGATCAACCCGCTGGTACTTACATCGGACAGCCGGTTGGTGGCCTTGGACGGAAAGGTCGAGATGGACGACAATTTCGTGGATCTCAACCCTGAAGCCGAGTCCTACCACCAACGCGAACACGCCTCGACCGAAGAAAACATGGCACGTGACGCCGGGCTGTCGTTTGTTCGCCTGCCGGGTTGGGTCGGGCTGATGGTCAACGGCGCCGGGCTGGCCATGGCCACCATGGACCTACTCAACTTCTCCGGACTGCCCGCCAGCAACTTCCTGGACCTGGGCGGCGCGGCAGACCAGAAACGCATGGAGACCGCCCTGGAGTTGCTCTTCGGCGACGACCGGGTAAAAGTCATCTTCATCAATCTTTTCGGCGGAATACTGTCCTGTGAGAAGGTAGCCTTGGCCATGAGGGGAGCACTGGGTGGCAAATCCCCGGAAAAACCCATCGTTGTCCGCATGTCCGGCAAAGACGCCGAAGCAGGCCTCGAAATCCTGCGCGAGTTGGACGTGGACAACCTGCACATGGCTGGCGACATGCAGGCGGCCATTGCCATCCTGAACGACATCCGCCCGGACAAGACCAAACCGGATGAACATCCCGTCCCCATGGACATTTCTCTCGGCAAGCGCCCCGCTCCCTCCGACTGGAAAAGTGACGCCCACTTCACCATCAATGCGGACACCCCCATCCTGGTTCAGGGCATAACCGGTCGCGAGGGCCAGTTGCACACGCAGCTGATGCAGGAGTACGGGGCCAATGTGGTGGCAGGCGTAACCCCCTTCAAAGGCGGACAGGAGATTCTCGGCGTTCCGGCCTACAATTCCATCGCCGAGGCATTGCGCAGCCATGAGATCGGAGCATCCATCATTTTCGTGCCCCCGCGCATGGCCGCCGACGCGGTTTCCGAGGCCGTCAGCAATGAAATCCCGTGGGCCGTATGTATCACGGAAGGTATCACACAGCACGAGATGCTGGCCGTCTTCGAGCGGGCCAAGGGCTCGCCCACCCGAATCGTCGGCCCGAACACGCCCGGCATCATCGTCCCGGGCAAGACCAAGATCGGGATCATGCCGACCGTTCCATTCATGCCCGGCCCCGTCGCCGTGCTCTCACGCAGTGGCACCCTGACCTACGAGGTGGCCGACCGTTTGACCCGGGCCGGAATAGGCCAATCCTTATGCATGGGCATAGGCGGCGACCCGTTCATCGGGGTCGATTTTGTCGATATGTTCGAAATGATTCGAAATGATGCCCAGACCAGGGCTGTTATCATCCTTGGTGAAATCGGTGGACAGGCGGAGGAGAATCTGGCTGAATACGTCGTCCGCACGGGCTTTGACAAACCAGTCATCTCGTTCATTGCCGGACAGACCGCCCCTGCGGGCAAAAGACTGGGCCACGCCGGAGCCATTTTGGAGAGCGGCGGCGGCATACAAGACAAGCTTGAAACCATGGGCAAGGCCGGATTCGCGGTCTGTCCCAGCCTTGAAGCTGTCGCAGAAGCGACAGCAAAGGCTTTGGAATAA
- a CDS encoding exopolyphosphatase yields the protein MRLVTRSDFDGLACATLLKHLGIIDDYLFAHPKDLQDGRVEVSSNDVLANVPYVKGCGLWFDHHTSEMDRLGTIEFKGESRPLASCARVVYEYYGADKFPAACGDFIKAVDKVDSASLTVEEITNPTGWILLGFIMDPRTGLGRYRNYRISNYQLMLDMIEYCRTMTAQEILEISDVKERVKKYFGDSDNFIHMLRDNADVHGDAVVLDLREQDPIYCGNRFMIYTLFPECSISIRVIWGFKKQNVVLTVGHSIINRTSKVDVGALMLSLGGGGHKAVGTCQIPEAEVPETLNKILARINAA from the coding sequence ATGAGACTCGTGACCCGATCCGACTTCGACGGCCTGGCCTGCGCAACTTTGCTCAAACATCTGGGTATCATTGACGACTATCTCTTCGCCCACCCAAAGGATCTGCAGGATGGCCGGGTGGAGGTCTCCAGCAACGACGTTCTGGCCAACGTGCCCTATGTGAAAGGCTGCGGTCTGTGGTTCGATCACCACACCAGCGAAATGGACCGACTGGGCACGATTGAATTCAAGGGCGAAAGCCGTCCCCTGGCAAGCTGTGCGCGGGTCGTTTACGAGTATTACGGCGCGGACAAATTCCCGGCCGCCTGCGGGGATTTCATCAAGGCCGTGGACAAGGTGGACTCCGCAAGCCTGACCGTTGAAGAAATCACCAACCCCACCGGCTGGATATTGCTCGGCTTCATCATGGACCCCAGGACGGGGCTTGGTCGTTATCGCAACTACCGGATCAGCAATTACCAGTTGATGCTCGACATGATCGAGTATTGCCGGACCATGACCGCACAGGAGATCCTTGAGATCAGTGACGTGAAGGAGCGGGTGAAAAAATATTTCGGAGACAGCGACAACTTCATTCACATGCTCCGTGACAACGCCGACGTCCACGGCGATGCGGTAGTCCTTGATCTACGTGAACAGGACCCCATCTACTGCGGCAACCGCTTCATGATATATACCCTGTTTCCGGAATGTTCCATCAGCATACGGGTCATATGGGGGTTCAAGAAACAGAACGTGGTACTGACGGTAGGTCATTCCATCATAAACAGGACGAGCAAGGTGGATGTAGGCGCGTTGATGCTCTCACTGGGAGGCGGCGGACACAAAGCCGTTGGCACCTGTCAGATTCCCGAGGCTGAGGTCCCCGAAACGCTCAACAAGATACTCGCCCGGATCAACGCGGCATAA
- a CDS encoding tRNA nucleotidyltransferase: MKVYLAGGAVRDLLLGRPLHDRDYLVTGATREEFRRAFPCAREVGRTFPVFLVEGLEFSFPRAGSLDKELESRDLTVNAQLLDVNGELVCHPQALGDLAGRILRPASAHSLSDDPLRVLRAARFWAQLPDFTPHAELISAMREIGASGKLTAISPDRVVPELRKALESPRPGNFLRLLAESECLLPWFPEFETGRAVPAGPLPYHDSDMLTHTCRVMDDLAGDPVAVWMGLTHDLGKTLTPRDRWPRHYGHDLAGIPLAETAALRLRMPNEYKTAGMKAARWHMTAASYGELRPGTRVDMLMDLHLSGTLTPLFKLVLADHCEDHLERAEKELATILPVRLAPEDMNHGAESGEKLRMLRAQALRGG; the protein is encoded by the coding sequence ATGAAAGTTTACCTGGCTGGCGGCGCGGTCCGCGATCTCCTGCTCGGCAGGCCTCTGCACGACAGGGATTATCTGGTCACGGGGGCCACCCGCGAGGAGTTTCGCCGGGCCTTTCCCTGTGCGCGCGAAGTAGGCCGAACCTTTCCGGTCTTCCTTGTGGAAGGCTTGGAGTTCTCCTTTCCCAGGGCTGGTTCTCTTGATAAAGAATTAGAATCCCGAGACCTGACTGTCAATGCACAACTGCTTGACGTAAACGGCGAACTTGTTTGTCACCCACAGGCATTAGGGGACCTCGCGGGACGGATTCTGCGCCCGGCTTCGGCACATTCCCTGTCCGACGACCCGCTACGAGTCCTGCGCGCGGCCCGTTTCTGGGCTCAGCTACCGGATTTCACTCCCCATGCGGAACTGATTTCAGCCATGCGAGAGATCGGCGCTTCCGGCAAACTCACTGCCATCTCCCCGGACCGAGTTGTGCCGGAGTTACGCAAGGCGCTGGAGAGCCCCAGACCGGGCAACTTTCTGCGGCTGCTGGCCGAATCCGAGTGCCTCCTGCCGTGGTTTCCCGAGTTCGAGACAGGTCGGGCCGTACCGGCCGGTCCCCTTCCCTACCATGACAGCGACATGCTGACTCACACCTGCAGGGTCATGGACGATCTGGCCGGCGATCCGGTGGCCGTCTGGATGGGGCTGACCCATGACCTGGGCAAGACTCTGACTCCCCGGGATCGTTGGCCACGGCATTACGGCCATGACCTGGCGGGCATCCCCTTGGCCGAAACCGCCGCCCTTAGACTGCGCATGCCCAACGAATACAAGACGGCGGGCATGAAAGCCGCACGCTGGCACATGACTGCAGCCAGCTACGGCGAGTTGCGTCCCGGCACACGGGTCGACATGCTCATGGACCTGCATCTGTCGGGCACCCTCACCCCGCTCTTCAAACTCGTCCTGGCCGACCACTGCGAAGACCACCTTGAGCGTGCCGAAAAAGAGCTGGCAACCATCCTGCCGGTCAGGCTGGCCCCTGAGGATATGAACCATGGGGCCGAATCCGGTGAAAAGCTGCGCATGCTCCGTGCCCAGGCCCTGCGCGGAGGCTGA
- a CDS encoding biotin--[acetyl-CoA-carboxylase] ligase encodes MDQATAEAQPVHPLWQEDLREYGPWTPSESDELPTGWLRGSGLTHGTVVVAQTCGSTMELASRLVADGLLGPWGAVICGRQTQGRGQLRRPWASLAGNLHASIVLPSAPDHGPWAEAMADLLPLVVGHVFSEVLGGLGGDLQVKWPNDILQEGRKVGGMLIEERNGTSIVGVGLNLADSPADSQMREDHSVPAAKIRLPFFFSGPLTLLDRLVNHGKTVYAVMLDEIPPPRFISMFESKLAWFGRTILVKEGDDSSYEALLAGLSLDGGLVLRRDGGESVLYSGSIFPF; translated from the coding sequence ATGGATCAGGCGACCGCCGAGGCACAGCCGGTCCATCCGCTTTGGCAGGAGGATCTCCGTGAATACGGCCCCTGGACGCCGTCCGAATCAGATGAGTTGCCCACAGGCTGGCTCAGGGGAAGCGGTTTGACCCACGGCACCGTGGTCGTGGCCCAGACCTGTGGGAGCACCATGGAGTTGGCATCCCGGCTGGTTGCCGATGGGCTGCTGGGTCCCTGGGGAGCCGTAATCTGTGGGCGGCAGACGCAGGGCAGGGGGCAACTGCGGCGCCCCTGGGCGTCCCTGGCAGGCAATCTTCATGCCTCCATCGTGTTGCCGTCCGCACCCGACCATGGACCATGGGCCGAGGCCATGGCCGACCTGCTGCCGTTGGTCGTCGGGCACGTTTTCAGCGAGGTTCTGGGAGGCCTGGGCGGGGATCTTCAGGTCAAATGGCCGAACGACATTCTTCAGGAAGGGCGGAAGGTTGGCGGGATGCTCATCGAAGAGCGAAACGGTACGTCCATCGTTGGCGTGGGGCTGAACCTTGCGGACAGTCCGGCTGATTCGCAGATGCGCGAAGATCATTCGGTGCCCGCCGCGAAAATCCGGCTTCCGTTCTTTTTCTCCGGTCCCCTGACCCTCCTGGATCGGCTTGTAAACCATGGGAAAACTGTGTATGCAGTAATGCTCGACGAGATTCCACCCCCTCGATTCATCTCCATGTTCGAGAGCAAACTCGCCTGGTTCGGACGAACTATCTTGGTCAAGGAAGGAGACGATAGCTCCTATGAGGCTCTTTTGGCGGGCCTTTCCTTGGATGGTGGACTTGTTCTTCGTCGAGATGGGGGGGAGTCGGTGCTGTACTCGGGATCGATATTTCCTTTCTAG
- a CDS encoding pyruvate carboxylase encodes MQPKSFEQVLEEVKGKRILVANRGIPARRICRSITEMFNAKAIMTATDVDKTSPASSGANELLMLGSDPRAYLDQDRIIHEAKANNVVAIHPGWGFCSEDDSFPARCAKEGIIFIGPEQEPMRILGNKVAVRKLAIEQGVPVVPGSEGAVSIPEARKIAQEIGFPVMLKAEGGGGGRGIYEVYQEEDLENAFSKASALAQASFGNPRLYVEKLLTSVRHIEIQVIADQYGNVFCLDERDCTVQRNHQKLIEITPSPWPKFTPELREQLKGYAKRLVSAVGYYSLATVEFLVDADGVPYLIEVNTRLQVEHGITECRYGIDLVEEQIAIAFGAELRLNEENTKPFQWAMQCRINCEDPQKHFEPNSGRITRYVSPGGQGIRIDSCVGDGYRFPSNYDSAAALLIAYGNSWKKVVALMSRALREYMIGGVKTTIPFHRKIIDQAKFVAADYDTNFVRQNYAELMDYSDREPDSLRLTRLVAEISAQGYNRYVQLGEYRGREDKRVGRFHLAKPPEVSSWFEPRFSRKMDRDAILDTLRTDREAGIIHMTDTTTRDITQSNSGNRFRLAEDRIIGPSLDKCGFFSLENGGGAHFHVAMLANMTYPFTEAAEWNKFAPNTLKQILIRSTNILGYKPQPKNVMRLTGEMINEHYEVIRCFDFLNHVDNMRPFAEVAMNSKRNIFEPAISLSWAKGFTVERYMTVTEEIIRMCSEAAGVTPKQAEKMIILGLKDMGGVCPPRFMRELIGAITKKYPELVIHSHRHYTDGLFVPTMGAAAEAGAHIVDVAIGASVRWYGQGEVLSTASYIEDEIGLKTHLDKDMIRATNFRLKQIMPYYDRYTAPYFQGIDHDVVRHGMPGGATSSSQEGALKQGYIKLLPYMLKFLEGTRKVVRYHDVTPGSQITWNTAFLAVTGAYKRGGEREVRRLLNMLDVVTLCREDELTDLEREARLDLYRDSNDAFRNLLLGKFGKLPLGFPADWVYQSAFGSGWETAIKERTEASPLTTLKDVDLVAEKKALQSRLHRQPTEEEFIMYLNHPGDAIKTIDFCEKYGNINNLPVDIWFEGLEKGEVLDFQGNCKKPHLMRILDISEPDENGMAVVRYVLDSEIMSHQVKVAEAEAGGKDATEMADPTNVYHVGSPSNGDLWVTHVRPGDRVKAGEELFNISIMKQEKSVLAPVTGMVRRVIKSANYTEDKKMIPVVEGELLVELGPEAGTCPTCKSDVPTEDCNFCPNCGQKL; translated from the coding sequence ATGCAGCCGAAGTCCTTTGAACAGGTACTTGAAGAGGTCAAGGGGAAGCGGATACTGGTGGCCAACCGGGGCATCCCGGCAAGGCGCATCTGCCGTTCCATAACCGAAATGTTCAACGCCAAGGCGATAATGACCGCCACCGACGTTGATAAAACCTCTCCGGCGTCTTCCGGAGCCAATGAGCTTTTGATGCTCGGCTCCGATCCCAGGGCGTATCTTGATCAGGACAGAATCATCCACGAGGCCAAAGCCAACAACGTGGTCGCCATCCATCCCGGCTGGGGGTTCTGTTCCGAAGACGATTCCTTCCCGGCACGATGCGCCAAGGAAGGCATTATTTTTATTGGTCCCGAACAGGAACCCATGCGCATCCTGGGCAACAAGGTGGCCGTGCGAAAGCTGGCCATCGAACAGGGCGTGCCCGTGGTTCCCGGCTCCGAAGGGGCCGTTTCTATCCCCGAGGCGCGCAAGATCGCCCAGGAAATAGGCTTCCCTGTGATGCTCAAGGCCGAGGGCGGCGGCGGTGGTCGCGGCATCTATGAAGTCTATCAGGAAGAGGACCTGGAGAACGCCTTCTCCAAGGCCTCTGCCCTGGCTCAGGCTTCCTTCGGCAACCCGCGTCTGTACGTCGAGAAGCTGCTGACCTCGGTGCGCCATATCGAAATCCAGGTCATCGCCGACCAGTACGGCAACGTGTTCTGCCTGGACGAACGCGACTGCACGGTCCAGCGCAACCACCAGAAACTCATCGAGATCACCCCGTCCCCGTGGCCCAAGTTCACTCCCGAGTTGCGGGAACAGCTCAAGGGGTACGCCAAGCGGCTTGTCTCGGCCGTGGGCTATTACTCCCTGGCCACTGTCGAATTTCTCGTGGACGCCGACGGTGTGCCGTACCTCATCGAGGTCAACACTCGGCTTCAGGTTGAGCACGGCATCACGGAATGTCGTTACGGCATCGACCTGGTCGAGGAGCAGATCGCTATCGCCTTCGGGGCCGAGCTGCGTCTGAACGAAGAAAACACCAAGCCGTTCCAGTGGGCCATGCAGTGTCGTATCAACTGCGAGGACCCGCAGAAGCATTTCGAGCCGAACTCCGGTCGTATCACACGATATGTCTCGCCCGGCGGGCAGGGCATCCGCATCGACTCCTGTGTGGGCGACGGCTACCGCTTCCCGTCCAACTATGACTCGGCTGCGGCCCTGTTGATCGCCTACGGCAACTCCTGGAAGAAGGTCGTGGCCCTGATGAGCCGCGCCTTGCGCGAGTACATGATCGGCGGTGTCAAGACGACCATTCCTTTCCATCGCAAGATCATCGACCAGGCCAAGTTCGTTGCCGCCGATTACGATACCAACTTCGTCCGCCAGAATTATGCCGAGCTCATGGATTATTCCGACCGCGAGCCGGATTCCCTGCGTTTGACTAGGTTGGTGGCCGAAATTTCGGCACAGGGCTACAACCGCTACGTCCAGCTCGGCGAATACCGCGGCCGGGAGGACAAGCGTGTCGGTCGGTTCCACCTGGCCAAGCCGCCCGAGGTTTCCTCCTGGTTTGAGCCGCGCTTCTCGCGTAAAATGGACCGTGACGCCATTCTGGATACCCTGCGCACGGACCGCGAGGCCGGGATCATCCACATGACGGATACCACGACCCGCGACATCACCCAATCCAACAGCGGAAACCGCTTCCGTCTGGCCGAGGATCGCATCATCGGTCCGTCGCTCGACAAATGCGGCTTCTTCTCTCTGGAGAACGGCGGTGGTGCGCACTTCCACGTGGCCATGCTCGCCAACATGACCTATCCGTTCACCGAGGCGGCCGAGTGGAACAAGTTCGCGCCCAATACATTGAAGCAGATCCTCATCCGGTCCACCAATATCCTGGGCTACAAGCCGCAACCGAAGAACGTGATGCGGCTGACCGGCGAGATGATCAACGAGCATTATGAAGTCATCCGCTGTTTCGACTTCCTGAACCACGTCGATAACATGCGGCCGTTTGCCGAAGTGGCCATGAACTCGAAGAGAAACATCTTCGAGCCCGCCATTTCCCTGTCCTGGGCCAAGGGCTTCACGGTTGAGCGCTACATGACCGTGACCGAGGAAATCATTCGCATGTGCTCCGAGGCCGCTGGCGTGACCCCGAAGCAGGCCGAAAAGATGATTATCCTGGGCCTCAAGGATATGGGCGGCGTGTGTCCGCCGAGATTCATGCGTGAACTCATCGGTGCCATCACCAAGAAATATCCCGAACTGGTCATTCACAGTCACCGGCACTACACCGACGGCCTGTTCGTCCCGACCATGGGTGCTGCCGCCGAGGCTGGTGCACACATCGTGGATGTGGCCATCGGCGCCAGCGTGCGTTGGTACGGCCAGGGCGAAGTCCTGTCCACGGCCTCCTACATCGAGGACGAGATCGGCCTGAAGACCCATCTGGACAAGGATATGATCCGGGCCACCAACTTCCGGCTCAAGCAGATCATGCCGTATTACGACCGCTACACGGCTCCGTACTTCCAGGGCATTGACCACGACGTCGTCCGTCACGGCATGCCCGGCGGAGCGACATCCTCTTCTCAGGAAGGGGCTCTCAAGCAGGGCTACATCAAGCTGTTGCCCTACATGCTCAAGTTCCTGGAAGGAACCCGCAAGGTGGTCCGCTACCACGACGTTACTCCCGGTTCCCAGATTACCTGGAACACCGCCTTCCTGGCCGTGACCGGTGCTTACAAGCGCGGGGGAGAGCGGGAAGTGCGCCGTTTGCTGAACATGCTCGATGTGGTCACCCTGTGTCGCGAAGACGAACTGACCGATCTCGAGCGTGAGGCGCGCCTCGACCTGTACCGCGACTCCAACGATGCCTTCCGCAACCTGCTGCTCGGCAAGTTCGGCAAGCTGCCTTTGGGCTTCCCGGCTGACTGGGTTTATCAGTCCGCCTTTGGGTCCGGTTGGGAGACCGCCATCAAGGAGCGCACTGAGGCATCCCCGCTGACCACACTGAAAGACGTGGACCTTGTGGCCGAGAAGAAGGCCCTTCAGTCCCGCCTGCACCGTCAGCCCACCGAGGAAGAGTTCATCATGTATCTCAACCACCCGGGTGACGCGATCAAGACTATCGACTTCTGTGAGAAGTACGGCAATATCAACAATCTGCCGGTGGATATCTGGTTCGAGGGTCTGGAAAAAGGCGAGGTTCTGGACTTCCAGGGCAATTGCAAGAAGCCGCACCTCATGCGCATCCTCGACATCTCCGAGCCGGACGAGAACGGCATGGCCGTTGTCCGCTATGTGCTCGACTCCGAGATCATGAGTCATCAGGTCAAGGTGGCCGAGGCCGAGGCCGGGGGCAAGGACGCTACCGAGATGGCCGACCCGACCAACGTCTACCACGTCGGTTCGCCCAGTAACGGCGACCTTTGGGTCACCCATGTCCGCCCCGGCGATCGCGTCAAGGCAGGCGAGGAGTTGTTCAACATCTCCATCATGAAGCAGGAGAAGTCGGTACTGGCTCCGGTCACCGGTATGGTCCGTCGGGTTATCAAGTCCGCCAACTACACCGAGGACAAGAAGATGATCCCGGTCGTGGAAGGGGAGCTGCTGGTGGAACTCGGACCCGAGGCGGGTACCTGTCCCACCTGTAAGTCCGACGTCCCCACCGAGGATTGCAACTTCTGCCCCAACTGCGGTCAGAAACTGTAA